A portion of the Oscillospiraceae bacterium genome contains these proteins:
- a CDS encoding ECF transporter S component, translated as MKNMNTRTLTRVALLVAIELVMKAVGLGSVPMGPLYMSFLTLPIAVGAITMGPAVGAILGGVFGAVSFYDAITGASAMTGALFQVSPLNTFILCVGMRVLMGLCVGLIFSGLKRFDKPGTWSYILSAMCAPALNTLFFMGYIVLAFYGCDYVQNLVSVKGAANPFMFVVLLVGVQGVAEFLVSGILGGIVARAVAKYLK; from the coding sequence ATGAAAAACATGAATACCCGTACGCTGACCCGTGTGGCCCTTCTGGTGGCCATCGAGCTGGTCATGAAAGCTGTTGGCCTGGGCAGTGTGCCCATGGGCCCTCTGTACATGAGCTTTCTGACCCTTCCCATCGCCGTGGGTGCTATCACCATGGGCCCTGCCGTGGGTGCCATTCTGGGCGGCGTTTTTGGCGCAGTGAGCTTCTATGACGCCATCACCGGTGCATCGGCCATGACCGGTGCCCTGTTCCAGGTCAGCCCGCTGAACACCTTTATCCTGTGCGTGGGCATGCGTGTGCTCATGGGCCTGTGCGTGGGCCTGATCTTCAGCGGCCTCAAGCGGTTCGACAAGCCCGGCACCTGGAGCTACATCCTCAGCGCCATGTGTGCCCCGGCCCTCAACACCCTGTTCTTCATGGGCTACATCGTGCTGGCCTTCTACGGCTGCGACTATGTGCAGAATCTGGTGTCGGTCAAGGGCGCAGCCAACCCCTTCATGTTCGTGGTGCTCCTGGTGGGCGTCCAGGGCGTGGCGGAGTTCCTGGTGTCCGGCATCCTGGGCGGCATCGTGGCCCGTGCTGTGGCAAAGTATCTGAAATAA
- a CDS encoding Gfo/Idh/MocA family oxidoreductase, with product MKVGILGTGKIVQEFLPWLVEHAPFTVQALCSTPRSAEKAQELCRQYGVPQHTTNYLELLQWVDVVYIAVPNLQHVRFARVALEAGKHVIVEKPLAPSAAQTEELVALARHKKVFLFEAVTTQYLENYAKIRELLPRVGTVRLVQCNFSQYSSRYDAFCAGETPPVFDPACAGGALMDLGVYNVSYIVGLFGEPNQVHYTANVERGIDTSGILTMDYTGFKAVSMAAKDCAAPARCIIQGTKGYIQQKSTANCCGGITFHPNEGKEEHYNLNGGRPREAAEFETFARAMESGDQELCTRMQDTSIAVSRVLTVARRSAGIRFPGEK from the coding sequence ATGAAAGTGGGCATTCTTGGCACGGGCAAGATCGTGCAGGAATTTTTGCCGTGGCTCGTGGAACACGCGCCGTTTACGGTGCAGGCACTGTGCAGCACGCCCCGCAGCGCCGAAAAGGCACAGGAGCTGTGCCGACAGTATGGCGTGCCGCAGCACACCACCAACTATCTGGAGCTGCTGCAGTGGGTGGATGTGGTGTACATTGCCGTGCCCAACCTGCAGCACGTCCGCTTTGCGCGGGTGGCGCTGGAGGCCGGGAAACATGTCATCGTGGAAAAGCCGTTGGCTCCCAGCGCGGCACAGACAGAAGAGCTGGTGGCACTGGCACGCCACAAAAAGGTGTTCCTGTTTGAGGCCGTCACCACCCAGTATCTGGAAAATTACGCCAAGATCCGGGAGCTGCTGCCCCGGGTGGGCACGGTCAGGCTGGTGCAGTGCAATTTCAGCCAGTATTCCAGCCGGTACGACGCCTTCTGCGCCGGAGAAACGCCCCCGGTGTTCGACCCGGCCTGTGCGGGCGGTGCCCTGATGGATCTGGGCGTGTACAACGTCAGCTACATCGTGGGCCTGTTCGGCGAGCCGAATCAGGTGCACTACACCGCCAACGTGGAGCGCGGCATCGACACCAGCGGCATCCTGACCATGGACTACACCGGCTTCAAGGCCGTGAGCATGGCTGCCAAGGACTGCGCCGCCCCGGCCCGGTGTATCATTCAGGGCACGAAGGGCTACATCCAGCAGAAATCCACCGCCAACTGCTGCGGCGGCATCACCTTCCACCCCAACGAGGGCAAGGAAGAGCACTACAACCTGAATGGGGGCCGCCCCCGGGAGGCCGCAGAGTTCGAGACATTTGCCCGGGCGATGGAAAGCGGCGACCAGGAGCTGTGCACCCGCATGCAGGACACCTCCATTGCGGTGAGCCGGGTGCTCACGGTGGCACGCCGGTCGGCCGGCATCCGCTTCCCCGGCGAAAAATAA